acaattataatttttttttcttaagttttatgttattataattgttaactaagttcaaaaaatttacaaaatatgtagattcactacttcttttaatttttatcatatatatcatgcaaaaaaatattttacaaacaaaatttgtatcacaattttaagattatttgtattaatcaaaacataggggatatccgtaagtattcgtaaatatccgcaaatatctatttattttccgtatatatgtttttccgaatatccgtatttttccgaaacaaagaaaatcgaaaaattagatTTCTGCGACAtacaaaacaaatcacaaataccttcaAAAACTCGGATATCCAATCTGTACCCAAGCCTAGTTATCCGGCCGTTGTATGAATTATTCTCGCGATCTTTCTTACTCCCGGAGTATAGTTTAGGCCTTGATTGGTAGAACATTAGTATTATCATTATGATCTACATTATCCAACCAACAATTGtcagaaaaatatttagataaGCATTTACTAAATGCAAATGCTCTCTCGTCAATGCTTTCACATAAAGCTTTTATAAGAGCATTTGCatctataatttataaaattaaggaaaatatataattaattcatttattttattaataatatcataaaattatttttatattcagaaaataaaattttgatttctaaaattaatttataataaaaatatttttttaaaaaatagtttttcatgtttaaaatatataatttagttttatataatttaatttattttaaatgtgaaatattattttaaaatatatatattttaattataaaatttatttttaaataatatttttcgatataaacatattttttaaattttttaaataaaataaattaattatatatctttttaattttatatgttaatatatttatatatatatatatattagaaataaattcattaaaaataaatatattaatatactaattaaaaatagatatattatatattatatactaatttttataataattttaaatagcataCTCATACTGATCTACCAATCATCTTATTAAACAGTTAGCAAAAACATAAAGGTCCTGCAACATACTGCTTCTATAGCATACTGCTATTGCAAATGCTAATGCTCTGCCAATCATGGCCTTAGTTTTGGGCAAATCTCacaaaaatactcaaaaaatgtttttttactaaaagaacacacagaagaaaataataataaaaatgtcattaaagagataaatgacaactataaatatataaatacaataaatagtttaaaaataataatattaaaaaatattttaaaaaatatttaattcaacTTTTTGCTGTTTTTGCTTTTTCAAGTTTttcgatttttcttttttaattttttttttattttgaactcaaaaaattcttttgaaacaattttctaaattattattttaaatttcaaatattaattattattatttttagtcatAAAATTAGTTAATGCTATTGATATAAGTAGGGCTCGAAAAATAAACcaaacccgaaaaacccgaaccaacccgatccgataaaaatgaatccgaaccgatctgaACCCCATATAAATactgaatggatcttgttttatggtatttcgaGTTATggttattatccgaaccgaacccgaacctaaatggatatccgatagaacctaaaacattcaaaatccccccccccaaaaaaaaaaaaaaaaaaacttgtaccaaacatAGTCTCAATTCTTAATTAacatgtatccaaaatacactaagatgTTTTTGAACTTCTAAAttaattatctattacatgaaggttgatgaaggttgatggttgaagaTAGCGgttaaaatttgaagtttttagattttggttttgttttcattgaataatgtctCTAATTTCATGAGaagtttgttttagttttatgctttcatttatttgattttctttctatcaataactatgtttacctttcgtttcattttgaatgatcacttttgatgttcctttcttatttttgaacttattttacttatgtttcagttacaaaatatgtacaaatcatatactttaaaactgaagaaccgattttacttatgttttggttacaaagtaGGTAAAACAAATCATGTACTTTTAAACGAATAACTGATTGGGATCCAAACTCGAAAGTACATCGgttataccggttctttgaagatttactaatcCTAATCCGAACCCGTTAGAACCCGAATTGGTCCCGAACTGAACTTTCATATAACCCGAATGGAGATGGTTTTGATAAATTCAAAAGATCGAGACCCGATTGGACAAAACCGAAACCGATTGGACCCCAAATGCCCAGACCTAGATATaagtattttttatgttttggttaaacctatttttgtcattttgatCTTTCTATGTTATATCTATGataaaaacctttttttttttttttaacatagaGCGTTTTACAatagattttcttttctttttcttgtataGAAGACTGCATAGTGTGGTATGGTAATCGTTAATAATTGCCTGTCTTTGCTATCTTAGTAAGGTTTATCATTCTTTTTGGGTATGACAATGACACACTTATCTtgtatgattttaatttttatggtaATCAGGTtagagtttgtgtgtggttgtGGAGTTATTTGTTGTACACTGTTACCAAGTTAATCTGAATTGTgcattttcttctttcttttgcaGATATAGAGAAGTTTTCTGCGCATGCAGATTGGGGGAGTTCTGAAGAAGTCCTTTGAAGATGGTGCAGTGAAGCGTGAGAAGTTGTTCATCACATCAAAAATTCGGTGTGTTTTCCCTTACGTCTGCTTAGCATCTAAGTCTCTAACCTATTACAACCTGACGTGACAGGTTGATCTGCAGCTTGATTATGTCGATACGTATCCGGTAAGCAACAAGTTCTTTGAACAAAAGCTAATTGTTTTATATTCCGACAGTTTCCAAGGTACATAGTTCGTGAGATATTcttttgtttaacaaagaaataCGAATTTCTCCGCTGAATATAGAGAAAACTACTCTCAACTTGATTGATCGATGCCAATTTCAAGATAGTTCATTTAAAACTTAGTAATCTTTCATAAACCAGAAAACCCAAACAGAGTTCGAAACAAaggaaaattcaaataaaaaacatcccaaaaataaaaaaagaggcAGCAGCATAGATTCTCTCAATCTCTTCTTATATCACTGTTGTTTGGTTTCGACCTTCTTCTTCTGCCAGAGCCTGTCGACGCCACTGTCTGCGTCTCCCTGCAATTTAAATCAAAACGTTGATAGACAAACACAATAATCATACACTTTGTTATCTAAACAATCGTGGAAGactaatttaatatttgaaataatgacAAAGTAGATTAGATGAGAGTTATGACAGACCTGAGCACGGACAAACCCACAGAGAGCAAGGGTGGTGAACTGGCCAGTGTAGATACCATCGGCGTCAAGATGACCGATGTTAAGCTGAACAGAGGCGTGATCCTTTGATGTGATCAATCTGTTTGTCGCCGAGCTGCATATTTACAACCAAAGAAGAATTAgctaaatttaaatcaaaacagTCAATAAAGAATAATAACAAAGCCGATATACCATTTCCTGGGAATGTATAGCTCAGTGACGACACCTTCTTCGTTTTGCATGATTCTTAGCTTTTAAAATCGATCTGATCCATTAAGAAACAATTTCTCATGAGAAATAATagaacatcatttttttttaaaagagaaacatcTTCTCCAGCAGAGGAACATGTTTTATCAATGAAGTGAAGAATAATCTCAAGCTCCTAACAGAGAGATCATCAACATTCAACGAAAGTCTAAAGATGGCGCGTTTTAGTAGCAAAACGTAGGATGATAAATGCATAAACAGGATCAAGATCACTGCAAGGAGATTAAAGAGACTAAGATGTATTTCTAACCTGTGAGAAGAAGTAGAAGAACGTGTGGAGTGAGAGCAGTCCGGCGGCGAGGGGAAGCGAGACTACAAAAGCAATTTATAATTGCGACTTCTTAGGGTTTGCTTAGATCTAGTATAGCGAACCGAGCCAATTTGAGCCGGTATGTAAAAATGGtatgaaccgaaccgaacaggCTAAAGGGAAACTGGTTTAACCGAACTGAATACAAGATAGTTTCGGTTTATTAGTAAACCGGATGATCGTCAAAATGGAATTAAACCGGTACAAAACCAGAAAAAgttatggtttggatttggatgAACTAAAAAAACAAACTGAACTGCATAACAGAGTCTCTAATTCTATAGCCAATTAGCATGTAATCATCAACTTACACTAGATTTTGAGTTCATCTGTTACAGAACATGGAACATATCAATGAAAGAAACAAGATTATATAATGCTTGGTTCCCCTTGGCGAATATTTCagattttaaacaatatttttcaaaatttagtttTGTAGACAGAAGAAGTTGTTTCACTAGCAAGCGACAAACAATGATAACTAACACATACAAATCTCGACGAAGCAAAACTGGTGTGTACAAAGTCTCTTCTTTGTTTCGTTACAATGAGGAACTCATAGTTCTCCATGTTGATCCTCTTCTCATAGACCTCTAGACAAACCTGATATTGACACACATCAATAAACAAAGGTAGGTAAGAAACCACAGAAAATAATATCAATTCAACGTGAACTtgagtttaaattttaaacagaACTCACACAAGAATCACTTCATCAAAATCTTAACCAAAACTTGTTTTCATGTCCCGAAACTACGGTCTCCAGCATCTCCAAGCCCAGGGATGATAAACCTAATCCATATAATAAACGTATTAACGACATTGTAGTTCCATATTATTTGCTAGTTTGCTTCGAGAAATCAAGAATCCAGTGAAAGCAGGCCtgaagaaaacttacccctttTCATTGACTTCAGGATCGATGATTCCAGCATACACATGAAGCCTGGAATGTTGCACACAGTTTCATAATCTATCCAAATGATTAAAAAACGTGTTAAAAGAGTAAATATTTCGGTATTGATACCCGGGGTACTTCTCATTAAGCTTTGATAGTGCAGGAGGTGCAGCAACCGCACAAATCTGTAATCAGGGAGATACCAGATAAAGCTTTATATCTAAAGGATAAATGTTCTATATCCAACGTTTCAGAAAACAGCTATCTGCACGCTTACCACTTTGATTTGCTGAACAGACAAACCACgttccttcaacatatccatcgCCGCAATTATCGTACCGCCTGAAATACAAACAAACTCATGTTTTGAAGCAGTAGAAAACATTTTGTATTACCATGTTATGCATTCACATTCCTATGTATCGCTTACATTTGAGACACACATCAAAACACTTAACAACAATTGTTCTACTATGGTGGTGGCTGAAATGACAAGACTTCTTTACCTGTAGCAAGCATTGGGTCCACCAGAAAAACTCTGGAATTCTTGGGAAATTCGTCAGGCAGCCTGAAGAACATGTATGTCCAAAGCTGTCATCATAAACGCTTCAGTACTAACTACATAATGATGCGAAGAAGTTCTTACTTGTTGAGATACACAGAAGGCAAGAGCGTTTTCTCGTCCCGACTTATTCCTGATAAAAAGGATAAACACAGAGACGTAAGAACCTATAACAATCCTATCGTCAGGCCAGAGATAATATAGTAAGTTTATATTTAcctaaatgatatattttatttgcagGCAAAACTGTTGATGCGTGTTCCGCAAGAGCAAGACCAGCTCTTAAAATCGGAACAACCTACGCAGAGACAAAAGCCAAGAACGAGAAATGTCCAAACTTTTtggattggggaaaaaaaaaaaacaagagtttTAGGGGATAGACACAAACCGCTATAGGCTCTCTAGGATCAATGAACTCAACAGAAGCAGCACCCATCGGAGACATGATTTCTCCAACAACAGTAGGCTTTTATCATCATCACATGatagaaaaattaagaaaacacaCACACGGAGGGAAAATCATGATACAAttaaaagaagagatgtaaaaCGTTTTAGACGCACCAGCCACTCTCGAGATGCTTCATACATCAACAGTCTCCCTAGTTCACCTATTGCATTCCCTAAGATAATCATAAGAACacaagatttttaattttatcataaaaatgaaaatcttctttttttaaacgCAATTTTTtagctgatttttttttttgttttttttaatgataaagAGATTATGGACCCGTACATGTCCATCCCCTTAGACACGAGGTCCAAAACATGTTAAATCAACTCTAATTTGAATTATCAGACTTGTATGATGTGTTTCACGTATTAGTTCCAATACTAGAAGAGACCAGACCCCTCCCAACGCCAGAGGCCACAGTTTAACACAACCTAACAGCTAAAGATTGCATCTGCACAAAACACTCAAATCAAAACCTTATCTACTCACTGAAAATAGGACAAGGAGTTTGGTCGTTTCTCAGGACAGAGATCCAGTGTTTGATCAAAGGATGTGGTGGCACGAATacctgaaaattaaaaaaaaaaacaaaaacaaaaaaactaagaatcaATTCATTTACTTTCACTTTCGTAATAACTATTGATTAGTTCAGATATCAAATTTTACCAGCATCCTATTGCTTGCGTTAATGGAGCCTTCCGACGCCGCCATTTTAGCTCTAACCGGAATATTCCGCCGTGAAAGAGAAGCACCCAAAGTCTGTATGTATGTAGAATTCGAGATGAGTATCCAAAAGGAGTGAGTGAGTGAGGTTATTATATAGTGGTGGTTACCTGACCGAGGAAGGGGGAGGAGGAATTAaaggagaggagagaggaagGGCTAGGGTTTACGCGGCCGCATTGATCTTGTCGGGGACCAAAACGCAGCGTTTCGGAGTAACACCGGAAAGCGTTACTAATTGAGTACCCCATTTCCCGACGATATCCGAATTCTGGTCTATCTGAGAACGACGATCCAGCAATTCAAATAGATAATAAACCGGCCCTCACAAACCTGTACCGGATTATTTTGGGGTCTTCAACTTACGATTGGgctacatattttttttctggaCACCCCATTGGGATTTGTTTATTATGTAACCTTTTACTCCACGCTCTATACCGGCTGGTTATCCTAGATCCGCACTGAGAATAGAATATATGGAGTGTCAGAATCAAGATCCGAATAGTAAAATTTCAGATCTATTAAAACCGAATCCAGATCCGtatatcttgatttttaaaTCTGGAaatccggatccagatccgtatttttaaaaagtttatttttttaattttactaataattatatttgatttattattatttatacataacattcgttttataatattatattttaattttaatattatatacatataaatatatctataaatttcgtataaatatttaatttatatattatttaagcattTATCTGAACCATACACTTGGTAGTTTGTGTCAAGTTGGAAAGATTAGAAAGCTACAATATCTTAAAAGGATTTTGGTACAGACTAATTGGTACCAAAGTATCTATTTTTGGAATTAGATTTGGAAACATCGGTATTGAAGATTTGGTTTGTGAAAAGAAAGTTCAGCCTGAAACTGCATACAAATCATATCAGAAGAAGATCAAATATGAAGTTGGACAATAACATATCATATAATCTGTTAGGCGAATAAGACTACTCCTCGGAAAGCATCGTCAACTCTCTTCTGCTGTATTTTCTTCATTGTAAAAGTATACATTTGTGTATGTACTAATTTGTTTCCTAGAAGTTCTATAATGGCTTTGTAATCATGAGAAGGTGGAGAAACCAGATGTACGAAAGCGTTAGCTGAGGTAGACTCGTATGAGCCATAATGGACGTGAAATGAGCCAATGCTATCTCACATAGTTCGATTGGATCAGTGACTAGAACACCAGTTTGGAGCAATGAACGTATGGCATTGTAAGAGTTTCAGCTTGCTGCAATGCGCATGAAGAATATAGTGTTCTGATCAGTGATCACTAAGGCGCAGCCAGTTTATATgtgatttttgtttgaaaaaggCCTCCTCAATACCCCTCAGGAAGGACCATTTGtgcattagattttttttggctTAAAATTCTGAGATTGGGTTATCCATTGCTTGTACATGCACAACTTTAAGCAACTTGTTAGTTTCAATAGTTCTCTTTTGAATATCAGAAAAACTCTCTATGTTTGGTGTTTTTAACTCTCTCTTAAGACTTTTAAATTTGAATCCCCGGGCTGATAGGTCTGAAGCAGTACTTCCACTCTGAATCCATGCAAATTCAACCACTTGGAGAAATGATGGGTGGTTGAaagaaaagttaagaatttGAATGGTTTTGTGCCAGCTAAGGGAAGAGGGCAGGAAAAGTTTATGAGACAGGGAGAGTGATCAGAGAATTCATGAGGAAGGAAGGAACCAATGCTATTGGAAAAAATTTCAATCCATTTGTCATTAACTATAGTGTGATCCAGCTTCTTAATGATTGGAGCAGTGGGGTTTTTGTTAGTCCAAATATGATTGCAGTCTTGATATCTGAGATCCATGGCTCATAGATGTAAGAGGTGATCTCTCATGTCCAACATATCAGAAGGAGTGATAACTGTAATGAATAATTTGATTGAAGTCCCCACCGATCAATCAACTTCGATTTTTCAAGGAAGAGAGTGCTCTGAACCTCACCAATGAAAGTTGAGAAAACTCCTTGAAGGAATCGATCTATTAACATGCCTTTAAATAGCCAAGATGGTTAAAAGATTACAAATCTCCATATTTACAGGATCGTATCTCCCCTAATTCAGttataacaaacaaatatttaCAAAGAAAATTCTAAATCTATCAATCAAGGTTTTCCAACAGTAACTTCCTTTCGCCTCTTTGATTTGATATGTAGACGGCTGTGAACATGAAACGATGATCTCCTGGTATAGTGACGTTACAAGTGATAGCTTGCCGAGATTGATGCATCACCTGGACATTGACTGTATCCTTCCTGATTATGATGATTCTTCTGTCATTATCAGTGTTATGATTTGAGGTAAATTTCCATCCCGGAAAAATATGCTgcataatagtatatatatttggttCTTTTATATAAGACTCCAAAATAGCACCCAGTACTGGCTTATTAGAAGATAGCCAGTTTGGAAAAGGGTGATGCTTGTCCTGCTCTTTGTGGACATTCCAAAAAAATAGGTTCGAAGCCATTATTGGGAGACGGGTGGGACCAGTGGCGGATCTAGAAAACTTTTTAGTCGGAGGCACATTATTATAAAtgtagtatataatttaaatattaaatttatgttaaattttaaatataatgatatataatagtcacataataatcaaaatttattttaaaatattatattatatttttgtcaatCATCCTTTTTGTCCATAAGAAACTACTTagattgtttataaaaaaatctaatacacactagtataaaattaaataaagtttTGAAATAGTTTCAaagacaagagaaaaaaaaatgttttataagatGCATACAAAAAACAGGTTACGTATAAatggtgtttttaataccatAGGCTAGCCATAGTCTAGCGATTAGCGAAACATAAAATGGTCcaaaataaatgttatattaatatataactaaaaatggAGAAATAAAAAAACCGAGCTTGGAGAAGCGAACCCGTCACTCTTTCATTGGCTGTGCACAATGAATACCACTGGTCTAGTAGAAGAACTTATAGTACTCATACACACGAACTTTATATAATCAGTCGGGGGCACGTGACCCCGTACCCACCAACGTGGTCCGCCCCTGGGTGGGACCTTCTTCTGAGGAGTGG
This Brassica napus cultivar Da-Ae chromosome C6, Da-Ae, whole genome shotgun sequence DNA region includes the following protein-coding sequences:
- the LOC106407174 gene encoding uracil phosphoribosyltransferase, chloroplastic, with protein sequence MGYSISNAFRCYSETLRFGPRQDQCGRVNPSPSSLLSFNSSSPFLGQTLGASLSRRNIPVRAKMAASEGSINASNRMLVFVPPHPLIKHWISVLRNDQTPCPIFRNAIGELGRLLMYEASREWLPTVVGEIMSPMGAASVEFIDPREPIAVVPILRAGLALAEHASTVLPANKIYHLGISRDEKTLLPSVYLNKLPDEFPKNSRVFLVDPMLATGGTIIAAMDMLKERGLSVQQIKVICAVAAPPALSKLNEKYPGLHVYAGIIDPEVNEKGFIIPGLGDAGDRSFGT
- the LOC106411212 gene encoding 40S ribosomal protein S21-2, whose amino-acid sequence is MQNEEGVVTELYIPRKCSATNRLITSKDHASVQLNIGHLDADGIYTGQFTTLALCGFVRAQGDADSGVDRLWQKKKVETKQQ